ATGGGGCCGGAGAGAATGTCCGAAGACATGTCCGCAACCAGCGGCACATGGCCGACATCGGGAACATCCTGAAACTCCACGCCGTGGATCGTTTCGTTGGTGGCGATATGCACGTAGGCGGCGGCAGGATCGAGCTTCCACGTGCCGCGTGCTGGCATGCGCAGGTAATGGTCGGCTTTACTGGTCGCCGCCACATTCACACGAACATAGGGCGTGGCTTCGCTGGCGGCTTTTTCACTCCAGTGACCGGTGATGATGTAATCGGCACTGTCGCCCTCGCTGGCCAGATTCATTGGAATCTGCGCGAAATGCTGGGTCGCCCCACCCTGCTCGAATAGCACGGCATAGTCAGCCGGAATACCCATCAACTCGCGTAGATCCGCCTCGACCTGCTCGGTCATCGCGATAAAGTGCTTGCCGCGATGGGACTGCTCCATCACCGAGGCGCCACTGCCGTTCCAGTCCAGCAACTCGCGCTGCGCGCGTTCAAGTACCGGCAACGGCAACGCCGCCGGACCTGCACTGAAATTCCATACCCTGCTCACGCACTGGTTCCCGTCATGGATGATCGATGCATTATGCCGCGCCGCAGCAACACATCGTCAACGGGTGAAACACAGGCGCCCCTGATTTGTCAGAAACGCATCAGCAAAAGTAGGGCAATACCTAGCGCAAGCACGGCAGCCGTGACGATCAGCCACCAGACTTCGCCACGCGGGCCGGCGGTGTCTTCCGGCAGCGCTTCGGGTTCCGGCTCGGGAATCACGATTTCCGGCTCAGGCTCCAGTCCGGGCGCGTCGATCAGGAAACGGTGCATGCCAATGCCTATCTGGTCGCCCGGCAACAGTACGGTTTGCTCCACGATGGAGCCATTCACACGTACCGGATAGCGCGAATCAGCGGCCTGCCTGGTTTCCAGGCGCAATTGCCCATCGCGCCAGGCAATCACCAAACTGGCCACCTCACACTGTGGAAGATCGAGCGGAACCGGTCCTTGTGGCCCCAGCTCCAAGCGATTCGCCAACGGCAGCACCTGCCCCGAAAGCGGCCCCGCCACGGCTCGCAGCGCCACTGTGCAACGCTCCTGCGCTGGCATCTGGGGCGAGGTGCGCCCGCCTGGCGTGTGGTCCGCACACAGCAGCATGCGGCAATCGCCCACGCTCAGGATGTCACCCGGGCGCAAGATTGCACGCTCGCGTACAGGGCGGGCGTTGACGTAGATACGGGTGGTTTCAGGTAGTACCTCCAGCACCCAGCCCCGACGATCCAGGCTGATGGACAAGTGATAGGCCGCAGCCTGACTCGCGGTCAGGATTAGATCATTGCCGGGATCGCTGCCAATGCGCAGCAGTGCCTGGTTCCACTGGAAACCAGCCCGGTTGGAATGGGAAAACTCGATGCGCATGAAATGACCAACTGCGTGACTGCGCGACTCTATCAGAAGCGTAGGAATAGAAACGTAGGAGCTATTCGCAGAAATTAGGCTTTATCATGCGAGGTTCGTTTGATGAGATGAATCATGGCAAGCATCGATATCCGCCGTCCGCACCGCCTTTCCCAGTCCGAAGCTCATGCGGTGATCGACAAAGTCGCAGCACGCATGCGCGAAAAATTCGAGGTAAAGACGCAGTGGGAGAATGACACCGCCATGGCCTTCGAACGCCCCGGCATTAGCGGCCAAATTGCCATTAGCAGCAATGAAATCCACGTGAGCGCCCGGCTTGGCATGCTGTTTTTCCCACTCAAAGGCATGATCGAGCAGGAAATTCGTCGCAAGCTAGATGAGCACTTCGCGTAACTATTCAGCCCGT
The sequence above is a segment of the Dyella sp. M7H15-1 genome. Coding sequences within it:
- the serC gene encoding 3-phosphoserine/phosphohydroxythreonine transaminase, which translates into the protein MSRVWNFSAGPAALPLPVLERAQRELLDWNGSGASVMEQSHRGKHFIAMTEQVEADLRELMGIPADYAVLFEQGGATQHFAQIPMNLASEGDSADYIITGHWSEKAASEATPYVRVNVAATSKADHYLRMPARGTWKLDPAAAYVHIATNETIHGVEFQDVPDVGHVPLVADMSSDILSGPIDVSRFGLIYAGAQKNIGPSGLVLMIIRRDLLERKGRTMARIFRYAEHAANDSMLNTPNTWGWYLAGLTFQWLKEGGGLTAMAERNRQKAILLYATIDGSGGFYRNPIAPTMRSRMNVPFTLHDSTLDALFLQESETAGLLALKGHKALGGMRASLYNAVPLEAVQALAAFMQDFASRHG
- a CDS encoding FHA domain-containing protein, which codes for MRIEFSHSNRAGFQWNQALLRIGSDPGNDLILTASQAAAYHLSISLDRRGWVLEVLPETTRIYVNARPVRERAILRPGDILSVGDCRMLLCADHTPGGRTSPQMPAQERCTVALRAVAGPLSGQVLPLANRLELGPQGPVPLDLPQCEVASLVIAWRDGQLRLETRQAADSRYPVRVNGSIVEQTVLLPGDQIGIGMHRFLIDAPGLEPEPEIVIPEPEPEALPEDTAGPRGEVWWLIVTAAVLALGIALLLLMRF
- a CDS encoding polyhydroxyalkanoic acid system family protein, yielding MASIDIRRPHRLSQSEAHAVIDKVAARMREKFEVKTQWENDTAMAFERPGISGQIAISSNEIHVSARLGMLFFPLKGMIEQEIRRKLDEHFA